AGTGTGGCTGCTTCTTGTCACATGTCAGAGTTGGAGAAGTGATTGGGCCTGGGGTGTTAACTGTGAATTAACTGTACTCTTCCCCCTTCGATTTCAGAAAAGACCTGAAGGAGCTTTCCAAATAGTGGAACTGCGGATTTTCTCCAACTGGGGCCATCCTGAATACACATGTCTCTATCGGTTCAGAGTTCATGGAGAACCCATCAAGTAAAGACTCCCCTGTCAGTTCTTGTACATTTGTATATACGAGGACAGCCTCAAACACTGGAACCCTTCCCGCACCAGGGCACCTAGGGCATTGGGGTGATGTCACCCCTCAATAAACGCTGCCCATTGCCGGTGGGAGCTGGCGCCCGGCTCGCTCTTCTGTCCACAGGAAACACTGCATGCCGAATGCCTAGCTTCCCTGAGATCTGCTGGCCACAGCCCATCTCTGGGAATCTGAACGTGCGGTTCACAAAGACATGTATGTTATTTTGGGGATTTGGTTTTGAACATAAAGCTCTTGATACTTGTATTTTCTCACCATCAGGAACAAAGTAAGCGAGGTTAGAGGTCAAAGTGTTGAAGCTTTGGTATTTAGCTTTCACTGGCCCTTCTAAAGGACTTTGGGGGCAGACCTGTTTCATCTGTTCCATCCAGCGCACATTTCTTTCAGGGAAAAACATGTCACCAAATTTCAGAGTTCTGAACTTTCTCTCCTGTTCAGCACCAGTAGTTAATAtcagtcccaggtgtggaataacGGTTTCTCTGCTGAGTTTGCTCCTTCTCAGACAGACTTTCACAGGCTCAGTATGGCTCATGTGGTCCTGAGCTGGAAGCTGGTCTGATGTAAAAGGAGGGTGGTTTGGATCTCAGCTCCGGTGAATGGAGCAGGCAGGTCTCAGCAAGGCTCTGCCCATGATGAGGGTGAGGGGGGAGACAACTCTGGACCCCAGGAGCCCAGAAATCCAATCTTGGGGTGGCATcaggtttgttttaaattttgctgCGAAGTTGAACACTAATGTGCTCTCAGCCTTTCAGAATCTTAAGTCTTTACTCCACCGATGGTTCTCTGAGGAGACCATCGAGTGTGGCTCACCATTACACTGTAGGGTTATCATTTTTCTCACGGTGGCACTTTCTTCCTGGCTCTAGTTGGGATTTGCCTCTTAACTACAACTTTTGGCCATTCTCAATTCCTGAGActtgttttgttaatatttaatatttagactATTTTACTGAGCagactttataaatatttgcaagGCACTTAAAGTGttacagatgttttaaaaattatttaagttttattggGTTAAGACCGTTCTTTCGGTGTTCTCATAAACACTgtattttcagaaacagaaagtGATGGTGCTGACTGGAGTTTTGTGTGTACCGCACAACTGTCCTCGACTACATAAAGTAGCATTTTTTTCACTATTAGAATTGGAATTAAATAATGCCTATGCAGTTAAGTTGGATAAAATGTATACAGATGTTTCAGATAttacaagataaatatataaatcaaaatttcCTATATAAAACTAAATTTGGGAGTTGGgtggaaatattttgaatatttatttttaaagatgcaaaaTAGGACTTTGTGCACGGTATTTTTGtaaatgcttttcaaaatacTGGTCTTTGGTAGTGCTTCTTTTGCCGCCACCAAATTGATAAGATGCTattgaaatgtttaaataaagagtttaaatttttaaaagtgcatgTGATGTTTCCAGTGAATAATAAATggtctatttcttttctgtttgccTTGTTCCTGCCCGGGAGTGTGGGGGAGGGACCGTCCCTcgtgggggatgggggggttcTAGATCAGCCCGTGGGTGCACGGAGCGGCCCGGGCTCTGGCCAGACCCTCCTTGCCTGGGGCACCTGTTCTGCACAGGCCACCTGACAGGAGGACGAGGCAGAGAAAACGGGGGCATCCTGAGGGTGGCCACCACTGAAGGCAGGTGTGGGACACAAGCTCATCTGGAAGCCTCCCCAGGGTTAGAAGTGCCGGAGGCGCTGCGCTGCGCTGAGCCGAGCGAGGGGCcaaaggagggaggagcagggagcgcCCCGGGTTGGGAAGGGCCCCTGGAGGCTGGTGCCTAGCTGACCGAGGATTTCCGGGGACAACCAGCATTCCTTGGTGGTTACCCTTCTGCAAACCCCTCTGCCCAGTCCATTTGTCCACCGCCGCTCAGACGACCCTTCGGTGTCTCCCTGGTTCCTTACGGACCAGCTCCTGGAGCGGGCCTGCGCTGGCACACAGGCACCGCTCCCACTGAACCGGTCCCCACGGGGCCACGTTTCTTTAAAACGACACCTGTGCAAACAGGGAACACTCCGAACTCCACACCCTGGAGCATCTGGAGAGCTGGCTGCGCCTGCAATCCAGGGAGCCTTCACAGGGCCGACGGGCTGTGCTCCCTCCCCATCCTTGGCCACTGCGCGCATCCCTGTCCCCGTCCTCGTCCCCCCGCCCTCCAGCTCCGCGCCAACAGGCGGTTCTGTGTCCAGGGGGGCCGGGGACCTGCTCGATCCCGAACAGTGACCTGTCACCGGGACTCCGACCCCTCTCTGGTTCCCAAACAGGACCCGGCTTTAGGCCCCCTCACCTCCCCTGTGCGGCCGGCGGCACAAGGCACGGAAACATGACTCCTTTCAGAATCTTGGCGTCCCAACGACCCCAACCCAGCCGGCCTGAGGCCGCGGGCCCCTCGCGCTGGGTACGCCcgctgcaggcaggcaggcaggcaggcaggccacGACGCCCCGCCGTGACGTGCCGCCGCCATTGTGGCGCCAGCTCGCCCAGCCGCGGTCACGTGCGcgcgctcggccccgccccgcggtCACGTGGCGGCCCCCGGCAGGCTCCGCGCCCCCGCCCGGGTCACGTGGCCGCCCGCCGGCGCGCCCGCCTGCAGCTGCGCGCAGCTCCTCGCGGGCCGCCGTAGAGGGCGTCGGGCGGCCGCCGGGACGGAAGCCGAGAGGCGCTGCCGACCGCGCCTGCGACAGCGTCAGCCCTGCGCGGAGCGCCGGCCCGATGGCGGCGGCGGCGATGGCCGAGCAGGAGAGCGCTCGGAACGGCGCCCGGAACCGAGGCGGTGTCCAGCGCGTGGAGGGCAAGCTGCGCGCCAGCGTCGAGAAGGGCGACTACTACGAGGCGCACCAAATGTACCGGACCCTCTTCTTCAGGTAGCCGcggcgccgcggccgccgccttcCAGGGCTTTCCGCCGagcccggcgccccgcccccggccgcctcCCATtggccgccccgcgccgccccgggcCTCCATTGGCCCGCGCCGCTGTCTGTCGCCGCGGCGGTGGGAGCAGGCGGGCGGCCGGGAGGCGGAGGACCCGGGACGCCGGGCgggcccccaccctggcccccaccctggccccgaCCCTGGCCCCGACCCTGGCCCCGGCGTCCCTTCCCCGGCCTTCCctgcccggcccccggcccggtGGTGCCCATCCGCGGCCTCGCCCGGACCGAGCCCCGGGGTCTACGGCCCCGAGCACCTCGCTCGTGCGGGGGAAACGTGCTCCTGCCCCGCGGTGGAGCAGCCGTGCCTGCGAGCGCCGCCCACACCTACGCGGCCAAGGGCTCCGGGGGCGCGGCCcgccccgggggcagggggcgcggggggctccgggggcgcaGCGAGTGCCCGGGGTTGGGGTGCAGGAGGCTTTGGAGGCGCAGCGAGGACTGGGGGCTGGGGCGCGGTGAGCCCCGGGGGCTGGGGCCGGAGTGAGTCTTGGGGGctggggcgcagggggcgcgggACTCCGTGCAGGTGCAGGAGGACTAGCGCCACGCGGGCTGAAATAAAGGGCGTTTCTCCGTGCGGCCCTGGCGCATCGGCAGGTGTATGGCCTGTGGTGACCCTCGTGTGGGCTGCGCGGTAGCTGTGGCTAGGTTGGGACATGCTGCCGCTGTGACCTGAGTCGCGATGTGTGTGGGACGGTCTGATCCCTCTCGGCCCCGGGGGTCGGTGTGGGTGGGCCCCAACCACAGGTGCAGGGGTTCAGTCAGTTAGCTGGCCTTTTCTCTCCAAGCCGTAGTGGTAGGGTACTGATGGGCCACCGGGCTGGGCCTGTTCATCTTTCAGGCCTAGACTTTCCTGTTATGCATCAGCGACAAGTTGGATGGGAGGCTCTGGGACTCTGCGGTTCTGTCCAGGGCATGCTCGAGCTCCAGGGCTTGGAGGACGGGGTAGGAGTGAACAAAGCTGGCCACAGGCCTCCCTGGTCTGGCATCTTCACCAGCCCGAGGTGCGTGCATCTGAGGGGGAGCTTTCCCAGTGCTCCAGATTGGCCCAGGAGCTTGCTGTTCTTGGGATTGCTATGTAGATGTTCACCCCGGTGATTAATCAGCAAAACTGGATCCAGCAAAACTGGATCTTCCCAAAAATAAACAGTGTTTCTTGTTCAGAGACAGTTCTGCTGTGTGGGATCAGCTCTCTGGCCAAAGTGTGTTTGGGGGTGGTGATGGAAGGCAGGCTCTCCGCCAGCCCGGCCTTGATGTGGCTTGGAATTCACCTGTCCTCTGTGACCTGTGACCAGCCTTGGCCTCCCCTGTGGTGCATCTGGGGTACACCTACACCTCTTGGGAGTTGGGACCGTAAATCATTTGCCATTGGCCACACGGGGCACGAAGTTAATGGTCGCATTCATGGCCATCCATAAGGCCCATCTGAACTAGCCTCCAGTTGTCCTTGACTCCCAGGGTACCATCCCCATAGACCTGGGACTCCAGCCTCACTGAGACCCTCCTGGGTGTGCGGCTCTGAACAAGTCTGATTTACTGGGTCACCCCAGGTTCTtggttttatatgtttatatcgAAGTGTTTACAGGAAACGTGCAGTTTGAAGAGTTTTGGTGCGTATGCTCTCATGAAACCGCTGCCAGTCAAGTTAATGGAGaacatccatcaccacaaaggttctgttctctctctcagaatCTCTCTGATACCCCTTGGCCCCATGCAGCCTCTGCTCTCTGTGGCCCCATgagttaatttgcattttctagaatataatgtaagtggaatcatatccttttttttgtatgttttgaaaaCTCAGAATGATTATTTGGAGATTTACCCATGTGTGAAGCATTAACTCATTTCTGTTGCCAAGTGGTGTTCTGTAGTGTTGGTGGACCACAGTTTGTGACCCGTTCACCTGTTGGCTATGTTTACCGCATtgctggattcttttttttaagattttatttattttacatataaaaaaaaggttttatttattttaaagatcttatttatttacttgatagagcacaagcagggggaagagcaggtggagacagagagagaagcaggctccccactgagcagggagctcaacacggggcttgatcccaggaccccaggatcatgacctgagctgaaggcagatgtttcactgAACGAAACCCCCCCCCAGGCGCCTCCAAATTGCCCTGATTTTATTGTCGTATTTCACAGCCGTTGAAGGAGAAGGGGACATGGAATGGGGTAGTCCAGTGGGTTGGACTTGGTCGGTGTGCATGCCTCAGGTGTGGGTAGCAGTTGAGTCCCAGCGGCTAGCTGGAGGCTCTGGCCCATCGATGGTACTGATGCCAGTGGGTGGCCGCCCAGTGTCTTCAGACCTCCCTCCGCCAAGATGAGAAGGGAGTCCGTTTTCTAGGCCTGTTGGGTTACTGGTGCTCTGTCATCCTCCATCCCCTTTCTGGCTTCCATGGCTGTTTTGTGGGATGGCCAGAGGGCCTCTTGGCCcatgccaccaccatcaccccctgGGGATGCCTCTGCAGCAGCCTGCCTCCCCTCAGGGCCTTTCTGAGGCTTGTGTGATTTTGTCTcttaaatcaaatgaaaatttttaaaagaaaaacttaagcgggcacgtgggtggttccatggcttaagcatctgccttcggttcaggtcgtgatcctagggtcctgggatggagcctcatgggGAGTCTTcagccctctccctctgaccccctccGCAGTCAGTTGTTAGCTGGGAGATGGCAGCAGCACACACCCACCAGGTGTGCCGACGCTCCATGTGTGGGTGCAGACATCAGAGCTGTGTGCGTGGGCCCTGGCTGGAGGGCTCTTGCTCCTCCTGCTCTCAGCCCCGCTCCTAGGCCTTGGACCCAGACACTAAATCCCTTCCCATACCCTGACTTCTGCAGAAAGAAGCACGTTCATTTTTCAGGgttgcctttcactattttttttgtgggtttttttttttttttttctctgactttcctCAAACCGCAACAGGTGATTTCACCTGGAGGGGACAGGTGCTGGAAATGGCACATCATCCCATCCCCCTTGGGCCCCTAGCCCCAGGAAGGGAGTTACGTCGGGTGCTTGAAAGCAGGCCCTGTTATCCCAGGGATTTGCTGTCACCTGCTTCTTAGCAATTGCTTTCATCAGGTGTTCTGAGAGTTGGTCTCTTGCTCTGTGTCAGATGAGCCTGGGGTTTGGTCACTTCTTAAGTAAGCAGCTCGCTGGCAAGATGGTCACTTAGGATAAGTGTGTATGTGTCCACGCAGATGGCAGCATGAGGGGGTGTGCCTCTGAATACTTGTCTTTCCAGAATAGCCAGTGGCAGTGCTGGCCCCAGGTCGTGTGCTGGATGGCTCCCAGCAGGATGAGACTGGGATGAGTTGGGTTGGTGTGGGAGTAGTTTGTGTGAGCgtgcgaaagagagagagatgcagctCGCAACAGTGCTGCTGCAGAAACTGCAGGCCCTGTGGGTACCCTCCCGGCTGGCGGAGGTTTTCTTTCCTGGGGTGTGGGGTTTCCCTGCATGtgacaggggtggggagggtgtgtgGTTGTGGAACCTTTTTGAGGAAAAGCCTGTTCCTGTAGTTAATTGAACGGCCAGGCTACTCATATTCCCACCTGACCTGTTGCTCCGGGGGAGCTGCAGGCACGCTCCCAGGTGTGCATGTTCGGTGTTTGCCTGTCTTGGTAGCACCTCAGTGCTGCTGCTATAGTATTATTCTTTAGTTTTTGTGTCTTGACCAGGAGGCACAGACTgattggttctattttttttctgatgatcaTGAAGTTAAACTTCCAGCCAGTGAATCCAGTGTCAGCTTTGGAGAGCCGCTTCCTGCTGACTTTCTCTCAGGCCCAGCTGGTGTGTTGCAGGCGGATCATCATCCCGTTGTTTGTGTTTAGTTACTTGTCAGGCTCTGGCTGCTCTGTGCTTCTGTGTCTGCAGCTCAGGAAACTGAGAAATGTGTTCAGAGTGGGAAAGGGTAGGAAAGGGTGGAAGGGCCCTCCATTAGTGGTGCGGGGGCAGGAGCCGGAAAGCAGAGACTGTTGATGCAGTCATCACAGTGAGTGCTGTGTGTCCGTCCCCCCTGAGTCTCCATCCAGGAGCTCCCACTGTCCCAGCCTCTGAGCACTGCTTTGACCCCTGGTTCTTTGATGGGCCCCAGTGTGCCACTCTATCCCTTATGCACCTCCTTCCACCCAGGCACGGCCTATGCTGGAAGGTGGAAGTCACCCAGGCTTTCTCTGGGTCCTTCTGCTGAAACCCTTGAGCTGCTCCAGGCACGTTTGGGCACAGACAGCATCCCTGCCAGCGCTGCTGTCAGATGTGGGACATGGGTCTGCTGGTCCCCAGAGGCCCAAGTTGCTGACAGCCGGGGCCCAAGGGCACCCCAACGTGGAGCCTGGACAGACTCAGAGCAGGCAGGGTACTGACCACTGGGTGAGGTGGTGGGCCTCAGGAAACAGACCAGAGCTCCACTCCATCTTTGGAAGGAGGCCTGTATCCCTTCAAGTGTGTGTACGGGATTGTTTGCTTTGTAAAGCTTTCATGTTTACTCATTTTAGCTTGAGCATTTAATCTCCAAACTATAGCCATTGGGTCGGGTGAATGTAATGAAGAGAGTGTGTTGGAGGATGTCTGGAGGATGTCTGCACTGAAGCATCTGCCTCACTGGACCTAACTGGGGctctgctcctcttctctctcttacaGATACATGTCACAGAGCAAGCACACAGAGGCACGGGAGCTCATGTGCTCAGGGGCGCTGCTGTTCTTCAGCCACGGCCAAGTACGCAGCGGGCTTGTCCCTTTCTCTGTTTGGGGCCTGCGGGTTGGAAGAGAACTATCCATGGAGAGGCGTGGTGGAGAACCGTGGACTGTTCTTGGTGCTGTCCACGGCTGGGCGAGTGTCCTCATTGTCGTGGGGTGCTACCTGAGGGTGCACTGCATGTCAGCTGAGGTCTCCATCCTTCAGGATGCACTGCCACATGAGCTCTGGGCTCAAAGGAGTCTCCTTAGCTTTGCACCACCATGCATTTCTAGCTGGAGACTGGAGCAGCCACCCAACTTTGCCGTGTCTTCTGAGAACCAGCCAGAGCTCTGTTTTTGTGATCCTAACTCACTTCCATGTTTTGTAGCAAAACAGTGCTGCGGACTTGTCCATGCTGGTCTTAGAGTCACTGGAGAAGGCCGAAGTCGAGGTGGCCGATGAGCTGTTGGGTGAGGCTTTCTTACTATGCATGAGGTACCTTCACACATGGAGTAGTGATACCCCTAAACACACGCTCTGGTTGTGTCCCAGACACCTGGCTGCCCAGCTTGCCCTGTGTGGTAAATGTCCAATGGGGGAAGTCCTTCTTAGGAGCTGCCTGGCTGGAAGGATGGAGGAGGGACTTGCTCCTGGCCTCTCTACTCCGGCATGTTACCTCCCTACCTGCCCAGGCCTTCCTCCTCTGTAGGCCAGCTCCCTGCTATAGCCCACACCTCCACTCAGCTCCTTGACAAAGGAGTGTGTGGCTGTTGGCTCTGCAGCTGAGAGGTTGGTTGAGGGTCCCTGGGACCTGGCGGGCAGGAGGGGTACATGCACGAGGACACCACAGCATGCCAATTCCCAGGTTTTGAAGTGaagtaacttttattttagtgaattttTGTAAGATGCAGCATACAGAGAGCTGAGAAGTACTGTTTCTTTGGGTAAGAATCtgtgtttgtgttgttttagAAAATCTGGCTAAATTGTTCAGTTTGATGGACCCAAATTCTCCAGAGCGGGTGGCTTTTGTGTCTCGAGCCCTGAAGTGGTCCAGTGGAGGATCTGGGAAACTGGGTCACCCTCGGCTCCACCAACTGCTGGCCCTCACCCTGTGGAAAGGTAGGCCCAGTACCCCCATGCACAGAGCATCTCTTGGTGGTAGGCGCTGGTGGCCCCAGGAACAGCTATCCCTATTTATGCTCCCCTTTGGCTTTTGTGTTGAACTCATGGGCCACAAGTAATGAGGGAAGATTCTGCTTTCCGTGGGGCGGCCTTGGCCATCCCTGTCCCCCAACCAGTTTCCTTTCTGGGACGTCCTCCCCAGACTGGTTCTCTGAGGGCACTGTGCTCTGTATTTTCTTCCTCAGAAGCTAAGATAGATGTGAAGAAATATTTGTGGGGACTATTCAGTCTACGAAGGGGTTCCTGGCAGTTTCTGGGTGCGCTTCACACCCGGAGCTCTGAGTCTGCTGCTCAGGCACAGGAAAAGGCATTTGGTTGGGTGCCCTGGAACAGCATTTGTTCAGAAGATTCTAAGAGCACTGTGCAGGAAGCTCATTCACACTGTGTCAGCCGTCCCGGGGGTCCACCTGTGTGCTCTGGTGTTAGCGGCTGCCCACTGGGTTGGGGGCAGGCGAAAGGGAGGTGATGTTTGGCAGGTGCCTTggtgggagcagaggggcagCCTCCTTTGCTTGAAGGTGACCTTCTGCCAGTAACTTCTGTGACAGCAAGCTCCTCCTGGAAACAGCCTCATCTCAGCAAGTGGCATGGTGGTCAGACAGATCATAGGAGGTGGTCAGTCTCCTCCATAGCCCATGGGCCCAGGACACCTTCCTGCTTTGCTTCTTGTGCAGTGGCACGCACACGTGTGGTGGGCGCTTGCCACGAACCCAGCTGGGAAGCCTGCTGTGTGAGCATATGTGGCCTCCTCCCATCTCCCCTGTGGGCCATGGCGCTCACTCCGCcgtgtgcccccccaccccgtgaccCACGAGGCAGGAGGctcctccatccccctccacaCTGACATGCCACCCCTACCCTCACCCTGTAAGATGAAATGAATTCACAGGCCAGACTGTTGAGGACGTTTCTTGGAGGGTAGAATTCCTTCCACACTCCTACTCAAGGAGGAAGGAGGACGTGGGGCCTGAGAGAGCAGCTGGCACCTCTGGGCCAAGGCGAGTGTGGGCTCCCTCCCCTGCTGGCGCACATTCCTCCATACCTGGGCCACCCCAGCCTTCACAGCTAGCGTGGTGCCTGTGTACTTTCTGTCTATCCCACCCTAAGGATGCTGGGGTGTCCAGCTCTCACTGCCGTTGCCAGGAAACCTCTCGGCAGGAAGCCATCTGTGCTGACCAGcctggtggggggcaggtggggagcccCAAAGGCCCCTGCCCTAGACTCTTGCCTCATCTTCCCCGGGCAGCCGGATCTGCAGTCAGGAGCGCCTATGGCAAACCCGTGTTGCCAGCGAGCATTTATTTAGCACTCCTTTGGCCCAGTCTATATTTGTGGAGTGTGTGGGGAGATGCCAGGCAGAAAGTGGAACATGACCCTGTGTCCCTGGCTGAGAAGCAAAACTTATGCTTCAGCAGTCCTTCAGAGGCTTCACTGGTTAAGAGCCAGTTACAGGGCATGTATGTCTAAtagtatgattttaaaattcaaaatatagcAATTACACATAGTGCTTGAGGCACAAATCCCGAGTGAGAGAAGCACAGACTCCATGTCCTGTCCTCCCCCAGAATGTCCACGGCTCGTGTCCACATTGTTGTAGCGCCCAAGGACAGGCCCACAACCAGGCTTCCCTCTGGGGTGGTGGAGTGGGAGCTCCAGGCAGGTGCGTCTGATGAGGCGGAGCCACCTGCTGCCGTGTTGGTTTGCTCTCCACAGCTTGCATCCACATGGCACGTTTGCTGTGTGGTATTCCATCATTCAGGCATACTTCATTCTGCTGCACTTCACATATACCGCATCTTTTACAAATGGAGGGTTTGTGGCTACTCTGCCTTGAGCAAGTTTATTGTCACCCATGTTTCCAACAGCACTTGCTCGCTTGGTGTCTCTGGCACAGTCAGTAATTCTAGTGATCATTGTAGgctttttcattataatttattaCAATGATCTGTGATTGGGATCCTTGATATTTTAAGTTTTGGGGTGCCAGGAACTGTGTTCCTAGAAGAGGGTGAATTTCATCAGTAAATGTTTGTGTGCTGACTGCTGTACCGACCAGCCGGTCCTATGACTCCCCCTTTCTTTGAGTCTCCCTATTCCCTGAGAGCCAGCAGTATTGAAATTGGGCTGGTTCATGACCCTACAGTGGCCTCTTCATGTTCCAGTGAAAAAAAGAGTCATGTGTCTCCCATTTTAAATAACAAGCTACAGATGGTTAAGCTCAATGAGGATGGCTTGTCCAAAGCTGTGGTAGGCTGAAAGCCAGGCCTCTGCACCAAACAGCCAAGTAGTGAACGAAGGCTAAGGTAGGTGAGGAGGctgcagaaagagggagaagcagcagaggctGGTTCATGAGGTTTCAGGAAGGAAGCCTTCTCTGTAACCCTCTAGGTGCATGATAAGCAAGTGACCCAGAAGATCTAGCTGAGATCATTACTGAAGGTGGCTGCACTCAACAGCAGATTTCAGCGTAGATGAAACAGTCTGATATTAGAAGATGCTGTCTAGGACTTTCAGGACTTTTGTACCTAGAGAGAAGTCAGTGCTTGTTTTCAGTGGACAAGCTGACTCTCTTGTCAGGGGCTAATACAGCTGGtaactttaagttgaagccaatgctcatctAGCATGCTGAAAATCTTAGGGCCCTTAagcattatgctaaatctactctccCTGTCCTCTGTAAATCCagcaacaaagcctggatgaccgTGTATTTACTTACACCATGGTTTACTAAACGTTTTAAGCCTGCTCTTGAGACCTGCTGAGGAAAAAAAGCTTCCTATCAAGATATGACTACTCACTGACACTGCGCCTGGTCAaacaagagctctgatggagatgggCAACAAGATAAATGTTTTCATGCCTGACACAATATCCATTCTGCAGCGCATGGATCAAGAAGTCGTTTCAACCTTCAAGtgttattatttaacaaatacatttCACAAGGCTATTGCTGCCACAGACAGGGAGTCCTCTGATGGTTCTGTGAAAGGCCCATTGAAAACTTTCGGAAAGGATTCATCATTGTAAATGCCCCTAAGAACACCAACACCCTTGATTCataggaagaggtcaaaatatctgTAGTGACTAGAGTTTGTTAGAAGTTGACTCCAGCCCTCATGCATGACTTCAGGGGGTTCAAGACCCTGTGGAGGAAGTCACTGCAGATGTGATGGAAATGgcaagagaactagaatcagAAGAGCGTGAAGGTGGGACTGAACTACTACCATCTCACACTTTAATGGACGAGGATATGCGTCTTATGGAtgaagtggtttcttgagatggaatccacacttggtgaagatgctgtgacaAATCACATAAACTGAGCTGATAAAACAgaagcagggtttgagaggacaCCCAGTCTGAAAGAAGTTCTCCTGTTGGTACAAGGTTATCACATGCTATAGAGAAATCCCTCGTGAAAGGAAGAGTCCTTCAGTGCAGCAGACATCATTTTAAAGAACTTGCCACGACCACCACAGCCTTCAGCACAACCACCTTGATTGGTCAGCAGCCACCATCGTCAAGGCacgaccctccaccagcaaataGAGAAGAAGTCCCCAAAAGCTCAGGTGGTGATTACATTTCTTAGCACCTGGTGTTCAGACCGTGCTCTTGCACACTTATCAGACTTTAGTGTCAGCATAGCTTTTATGTGTACTGGGAAGCCGGAAAGTTTGATTTACTTTGTTGCAGAACTTGCTTTGTTGTGGTGGTCTGGACCTGAGCCCACAGTTGGCCCAAGATGCTCCTGCAAGGGTACCAGTCCAGTTCTTGGAGGGAGCTGTGTGCTTAGACAGAATGTGGGTGTAGTTTTGCCTAATTTTTCTTCTATGATACTCTAAAACCAAAAGGTTATTTTGAGGGGTCCAAGGGAGTGAGGAGAGGCAAAACAGCACAGGTACACAAAGAAATGTGGAATCAGAATTATTCTGAGGTCCTAAAGGCAGTGTGCTGGGCACTGAGAGCTGGTGCCGAGGTCTGGAGGGCAGCTGTGCCCAGGCAGGAGCAGGTGTTCCCAGTAGAAGGTGTCAGGCAGCTAACACGGGGCCTCAGCCTTGGACATGCATGGGAACCAGGTGGCTTGTGAGCAGGACAGGGGCGTGGGCCAGTCTGCTCCAGGAGACAAGCCCGGGTGTGGGGAGGtagtctgggtctctgcctcggCCCACCTGCTACTCTGGGTGTCCTGTGCTTGGTTGGTTGCTGAGCACGCCTTTGTAGCTCTGGCAGCCAGAAATGGAGGGGTGGGGTGTTGAATCCGCAGTGTGCGGGGTAGCAGATTTTTGGGTGATGAGTGGGGAGAGT
This genomic window from Canis aureus isolate CA01 chromosome 8, VMU_Caureus_v.1.0, whole genome shotgun sequence contains:
- the GET4 gene encoding Golgi to ER traffic protein 4 homolog isoform X1, which codes for MENIHHHKGTAYAGRWKSPRLSLGPSAETLELLQARLGTDSIPASAAVRCGTWVCWSPEAQVADSRGPRAPQRGAWTDSEQAGYMSQSKHTEARELMCSGALLFFSHGQQNSAADLSMLVLESLEKAEVEVADELLENLAKLFSLMDPNSPERVAFVSRALKWSSGGSGKLGHPRLHQLLALTLWKEQNYCESRYHFLHSADGEGCAHMLVEYSTSRGFRSEVDMFVAQAVLQFLCLKNKSSASVVFTTYTQKHPSIENGPPFVQPLLNFIWFLLLAVDGGKLTVFTVLCEQYQPSLRRDPMYNEYLDRIGQLFFGVPPKQTSSYGGLLGNLLSSLMGASEQEGEDSQDDSSPIELD